In Promicromonospora sukumoe, the following proteins share a genomic window:
- a CDS encoding Bug family tripartite tricarboxylate transporter substrate binding protein, whose translation MRNIRTGAVPVGIVLALALAGCSLLESGGGGDDTAIDELSIVVPAGPGGGWDTTGREMQAGLQSEGLVGSATVTNVDGAGGTVGLANIANATNPNTLLVMGLVMVGAVETNESQARIEHTTPIARLTEEQEVIVVPKESPYETIDDLVADIDANGKKVSITGGSAGGTDHILAGMLLQAGGVESGLIANKLNYIAYSGGGESLAALLGNNVNAGISGVSEYAEQVNAGELRALAVSGAERVEALPDTPTLTEAGYDVVLTNWRGVVAPGNIDDAQRETLTTAVTDLVASETWQATLEEKGWDDAFLAGEEFDTYLEGNIAESQTVLKDIGLIR comes from the coding sequence ATGCGCAATATCCGTACCGGGGCCGTCCCGGTAGGAATCGTCCTGGCCCTGGCCCTCGCGGGCTGTTCGCTGCTGGAGTCCGGCGGTGGCGGTGACGACACCGCGATCGACGAGCTCAGCATCGTCGTCCCCGCGGGACCCGGCGGCGGCTGGGACACGACCGGCCGTGAGATGCAGGCCGGCCTGCAGTCGGAGGGCCTGGTCGGCTCGGCGACCGTCACCAACGTCGACGGCGCGGGCGGCACCGTCGGCCTGGCGAACATCGCCAACGCGACCAACCCGAACACCCTGCTCGTGATGGGCCTGGTCATGGTGGGGGCCGTCGAGACCAACGAGTCCCAGGCCCGGATCGAGCACACCACCCCGATCGCGCGCCTCACGGAGGAGCAGGAGGTGATCGTGGTCCCGAAGGAGTCGCCGTACGAGACCATCGACGACCTCGTCGCGGACATCGACGCGAACGGCAAGAAGGTCTCGATCACCGGCGGCTCGGCCGGCGGTACCGACCACATCCTCGCCGGGATGCTGCTCCAGGCCGGTGGCGTGGAGTCGGGCCTCATCGCGAACAAGCTGAACTACATCGCCTACTCCGGGGGCGGCGAGTCCCTGGCGGCGCTGCTGGGCAACAACGTGAACGCGGGCATCTCGGGCGTCAGCGAGTACGCGGAACAGGTCAACGCGGGTGAGCTGCGGGCGCTCGCCGTCTCCGGCGCGGAGCGCGTCGAGGCCCTGCCCGACACGCCCACCCTCACCGAGGCCGGCTACGACGTCGTGCTGACCAACTGGCGCGGCGTGGTCGCCCCCGGCAACATCGACGACGCCCAGCGCGAGACGCTGACCACCGCGGTCACCGACCTCGTCGCGTCCGAGACGTGGCAGGCGACCCTGGAGGAGAAGGGCTGGGACGACGCGTTCCTGGCCGGCGAGGAGTTCGACACGTACCTCGAGGGCAACATCGCCGAGTCGCAGACCGTCCTCAAGGACATCGGGCTCATCCGTTGA
- a CDS encoding rhodanese-like domain-containing protein, whose product MTITPDTSAAVAHFAGRLAFETDVSDVHAALAAGSPFTLVDVRSPACWDQGHIPGAVHLPGGKVRLRAVQTVDRDLPVVVYCWGPACNGATKAALEFAKLGYQVKEMIGGFEYWVREGFAYETATGPVQPKTDPLTAPV is encoded by the coding sequence ATGACGATCACCCCGGACACCTCCGCCGCCGTCGCCCACTTCGCCGGGCGCCTCGCCTTCGAGACCGACGTCAGCGACGTGCACGCGGCGCTCGCCGCGGGCAGCCCGTTCACACTGGTCGACGTCCGCTCCCCGGCCTGCTGGGACCAGGGGCACATCCCCGGCGCCGTGCACCTGCCGGGCGGCAAGGTGCGCCTGCGCGCGGTGCAGACCGTCGACCGCGACCTGCCCGTCGTCGTCTACTGCTGGGGCCCGGCCTGCAACGGGGCGACGAAGGCGGCGCTGGAGTTCGCCAAGCTGGGGTACCAGGTCAAGGAGATGATCGGCGGGTTCGAGTACTGGGTCCGGGAGGGCTTCGCCTACGAGACGGCGACGGGCCCGGTCCAGCCGAAGACGGACCCGCTGACGGCGCCGGTCTGA
- the pyrE gene encoding orotate phosphoribosyltransferase, whose product MNADFSPTPREQLAELIKELAVVHGKVTLSSGKEADYYVDLRRITLHHRAAPLVGHVLLDHLEEVGLGTAEIDAVGGLTLGADPIADALLHAAASRGQDLDAFVVRKAAKAHGMQRQIEGPDIAGRKVVVVEDTTTTGGSPIAAIEAARAAGAEVLGVATIVDRATGAGEKIEALGVPYHYLYGLEDLGLA is encoded by the coding sequence GTGAACGCTGACTTCTCCCCGACCCCGCGCGAGCAGCTCGCCGAGCTCATCAAGGAGCTTGCCGTGGTGCACGGCAAGGTGACCCTGTCCTCCGGCAAGGAGGCCGACTACTACGTCGACCTGCGCCGCATCACGCTGCACCACCGGGCCGCGCCGCTCGTGGGGCACGTGCTGCTGGACCACCTCGAGGAGGTCGGGCTCGGCACCGCCGAGATCGACGCCGTCGGCGGCCTGACCCTGGGCGCGGACCCCATCGCGGACGCCCTGCTGCACGCCGCGGCGTCGCGCGGGCAGGACCTGGACGCGTTCGTCGTGCGCAAGGCGGCGAAGGCGCACGGCATGCAGCGCCAGATCGAGGGCCCGGACATCGCGGGCCGCAAGGTCGTCGTCGTCGAGGACACGACGACGACGGGCGGGTCGCCGATCGCGGCGATCGAGGCCGCCCGTGCCGCCGGCGCCGAGGTGCTGGGCGTCGCCACGATCGTCGACCGGGCCACGGGCGCGGGCGAGAAGATCGAGGCGCTCGGGGTGCCGTACCACTACCTGTACGGCCTCGAGGACCTCGGCCTCGCCTGA
- a CDS encoding isopenicillin N synthase family dioxygenase — MSGIPVLDLSLLDGGPDDQARFRDELRRATHEVGFFSLVGHGVPRDLIDSAYATAREFFALPEEQKRAIENVHSPHFRGWTRMGGERTLGRVDQREQIDIGAERPAVPAGPGVPDFWVLEGPNLWPESLPALREVAEEWLSRLDGVATRLLRAWAESLGAPSDTFDAVFERPSPHLKIARYPGVESAAPAQGVGAHKDLGVLTLLSVEDGKAGLQVEKDGEWLDVVPPDGAFVVNIGELLEIATDGYLKATLHRVVSPAAGTERISIPYFHGPALDATIPDIELPPEIRAAAAGVTLDPANPLHAVFGDNWLKSRVRAHPNVVQAQHPNLLQSA, encoded by the coding sequence ATGTCCGGCATCCCCGTCCTGGACCTCTCGCTGCTCGACGGCGGCCCCGACGACCAGGCCCGTTTCCGCGACGAGCTGCGGCGCGCCACCCACGAGGTCGGCTTCTTCTCCCTGGTCGGCCACGGCGTCCCGCGCGACCTGATCGACAGCGCGTACGCCACCGCCCGCGAGTTCTTCGCGCTCCCCGAGGAGCAGAAGCGCGCGATCGAGAACGTGCACAGCCCCCACTTCCGCGGCTGGACGCGGATGGGCGGCGAGCGCACGCTCGGCCGCGTCGACCAGCGCGAGCAGATCGACATCGGCGCCGAACGGCCGGCGGTGCCCGCCGGTCCCGGCGTCCCCGACTTCTGGGTCCTGGAGGGCCCGAACCTGTGGCCGGAGTCCCTGCCCGCCCTGCGCGAGGTCGCCGAGGAGTGGCTCAGCCGGCTCGACGGCGTCGCGACGCGCCTGCTCCGGGCGTGGGCCGAGTCGCTCGGTGCGCCGTCGGACACGTTCGACGCCGTGTTCGAGCGGCCCTCGCCGCACCTGAAGATCGCGCGCTACCCGGGGGTCGAGTCCGCCGCGCCAGCCCAGGGCGTCGGCGCGCACAAGGACCTCGGCGTGCTCACGCTCCTCTCTGTCGAGGACGGCAAGGCGGGCCTCCAGGTCGAGAAGGACGGCGAGTGGCTCGACGTCGTGCCGCCCGACGGCGCGTTCGTCGTCAACATCGGCGAGCTGCTGGAGATCGCGACGGACGGCTACCTCAAGGCGACCCTGCACCGCGTGGTCTCCCCGGCGGCCGGGACCGAGCGGATCTCGATCCCGTACTTCCACGGGCCCGCGCTCGATGCGACCATCCCGGACATCGAGCTGCCGCCGGAGATCCGCGCCGCCGCGGCGGGCGTCACGCTCGACCCGGCCAACCCGCTGCACGCGGTGTTCGGCGACAACTGGCTCAAGAGCCGGGTCCGCGCCCACCCGAACGTGGTCCAGGCGCAGCACCCGAACCTGCTGCAGTCGGCGTGA
- a CDS encoding response regulator translates to MTGQARTLVVEDDPVVATVHRGFVESHPRFVVVGEARTGSDALRLASALRPDLVLLDLHLPDIGGLDVLQRLRMLPGPPVDVVATTAVRELDSVRQAMAGGVVAYLVKPFTSAALRARLDEVWQRREDVRRAQDTLDQDEVDQLLAGPRAADRLPKGLSGRSRDLVREALARLCGAVASSGSGVGGPGAARDASAAEVAEVVGMSRVSARRYLEHLVAEGYAQVAPRYGATGRPENRYRPA, encoded by the coding sequence GTGACCGGACAGGCGCGGACCCTCGTCGTCGAGGACGACCCCGTGGTCGCGACCGTGCACCGGGGCTTCGTGGAGAGCCACCCGCGGTTCGTCGTCGTCGGCGAGGCGCGCACCGGATCGGACGCCCTGCGCCTGGCCTCCGCGCTGCGCCCCGACCTCGTGCTGCTGGACCTGCACCTGCCCGACATCGGCGGGCTCGACGTGCTGCAGCGGCTGCGGATGCTGCCCGGCCCGCCCGTCGACGTCGTCGCCACGACGGCGGTGCGCGAGCTCGACAGCGTGCGGCAGGCCATGGCCGGCGGGGTGGTCGCCTACCTGGTCAAGCCCTTCACGTCCGCCGCGCTGCGCGCCCGGCTCGACGAGGTGTGGCAGCGCCGCGAGGACGTGCGCCGGGCCCAGGACACCCTCGACCAGGACGAGGTGGACCAGCTCCTGGCCGGCCCGCGCGCCGCCGACCGGCTGCCCAAGGGACTCTCCGGCCGCAGCCGCGACCTGGTCCGGGAGGCGCTGGCGCGGTTGTGCGGGGCGGTGGCTTCGTCCGGGTCTGGGGTGGGCGGGCCCGGGGCGGCCCGGGATGCCTCCGCGGCCGAGGTCGCCGAGGTGGTCGGGATGTCGCGGGTCAGCGCCCGCCGCTACCTGGAGCACCTGGTCGCCGAGGGGTACGCGCAGGTCGCGCCGCGGTACGGCGCGACGGGCCGCCCGGAGAACCGCTACCGCCCGGCGTAA
- a CDS encoding HAD-IIA family hydrolase, translating to MIERTTEAWLTDMDGVLVHEGTALPGGPEFIKALRDKDLPFLVLTNNSIFTPRDLRARLAYSGIDVPEHNLWTSALATAQFVADQIPNGSAYAIGEAGLTTALHQAGYTLTESDPDYVVLGETRTYSFEAITKAIRLIVDGARFICTNPDVTGPSQDGLLPAAGSVAAMITAATGRQPYYVGKPNPVLFRSALNLIGAHSESTAMVGDRMDTDILGGMEAGLETFLVLTGSTSIEEVEKYPFRPSHVKNSIADLVDLV from the coding sequence ATGATCGAGCGGACCACCGAAGCCTGGCTCACGGACATGGACGGCGTGCTGGTGCACGAGGGGACGGCCCTGCCCGGCGGCCCCGAGTTCATCAAGGCCCTGCGGGACAAGGACCTGCCGTTCCTCGTCCTGACGAACAACTCGATCTTCACGCCGCGCGACCTGCGCGCCCGGCTCGCGTACAGCGGGATCGACGTGCCGGAGCACAACCTCTGGACGTCCGCCCTGGCCACGGCGCAGTTCGTCGCCGACCAGATCCCGAACGGCAGCGCGTACGCCATCGGCGAGGCGGGCCTGACGACGGCGCTGCACCAGGCGGGCTACACGCTCACCGAGTCCGACCCCGACTACGTGGTGCTCGGCGAGACCCGGACGTACTCGTTCGAGGCGATCACCAAGGCCATCCGCCTGATCGTCGACGGCGCCCGGTTCATCTGCACCAACCCGGACGTGACCGGCCCGTCCCAGGACGGCCTGCTGCCCGCCGCGGGCTCGGTCGCCGCGATGATCACGGCCGCGACCGGCCGGCAGCCGTACTACGTGGGCAAGCCCAACCCGGTGCTGTTCCGGTCGGCGCTCAACCTGATCGGCGCGCACTCGGAGTCGACCGCCATGGTCGGCGACCGCATGGACACGGACATCCTGGGCGGCATGGAGGCCGGCCTGGAGACGTTCCTGGTGCTCACCGGCTCGACGTCGATCGAAGAGGTCGAGAAGTACCCGTTCCGGCCGAGCCACGTGAAGAACTCGATCGCGGACCTGGTCGACCTGGTCTGA
- a CDS encoding SDR family NAD(P)-dependent oxidoreductase — protein MGTALITGGSAGLGLEFARQLAAAGHDLVLVARDEQRLEEVAAQLRTATGVAVEVLPADLSVPDDVARVARRLAVVGGRPDDGDLRPVGLLVNNAGFATSSPFSAGRVTTERRGIDVMVKAVVELTHAAVGQMRERGRGAVLNVGSVAALTAGGTYAAAKAYVRTFTESLAAELKGTGVTATVVAPGFTHTEFHARAGITESSIVPEWGWLEAEDVVRAALADVRRGVVLSTPSLRYKAASAALRVMPRWAVRAVGSYR, from the coding sequence ATGGGCACAGCACTGATCACCGGCGGGTCCGCCGGCCTGGGTCTCGAGTTCGCGCGACAGCTCGCGGCCGCCGGGCACGACCTGGTCCTCGTGGCACGGGACGAGCAACGGCTCGAGGAGGTCGCCGCGCAGCTCCGCACCGCCACCGGTGTGGCGGTCGAGGTGCTGCCGGCGGACCTCTCCGTGCCCGACGACGTCGCGCGGGTCGCCCGGCGGCTCGCCGTCGTCGGCGGCCGGCCCGACGACGGCGACCTGCGCCCCGTCGGGCTGCTCGTCAACAACGCCGGGTTCGCCACGAGCTCGCCGTTCTCGGCGGGCCGGGTCACCACCGAGCGCCGCGGCATCGATGTCATGGTCAAGGCCGTCGTCGAGCTCACCCACGCCGCCGTCGGGCAGATGCGCGAACGCGGGCGTGGCGCCGTCCTCAACGTCGGCTCCGTCGCCGCCCTCACCGCCGGCGGCACGTACGCCGCCGCGAAGGCCTACGTGCGCACCTTCACCGAGTCGCTGGCCGCCGAGCTCAAGGGCACCGGCGTCACGGCCACCGTGGTGGCCCCCGGCTTCACGCACACCGAGTTCCACGCGCGGGCGGGCATCACCGAATCGTCGATCGTCCCCGAGTGGGGCTGGCTGGAGGCCGAGGACGTGGTGCGGGCGGCGCTCGCGGACGTGCGCCGCGGCGTCGTCCTGTCCACCCCCTCGCTGCGTTACAAGGCCGCCTCCGCCGCCCTGCGGGTCATGCCTCGCTGGGCCGTCCGGGCGGTCGGCAGCTACCGCTGA
- a CDS encoding magnesium and cobalt transport protein CorA, whose product MSIMDNAVYVDGRRTANPVSIEETCETTRERGGIAWVDLAWPAPAEIEAVAAEFDLHPLAVEDAINAHQRPKVEHYDDVLFVVLHPARSVDDDGDGHVDRVEFGEVHAWVGPDFVVTIRRSVTPDLDAMRGRLEQDPDLLRLGPVAILAALLDEVVDTYRPVVSRLRGDIDQIEDQLFSRDPEVSFRIYEATREVIGLQRATGPLVEMLQDLYDAKREYADEQSVAAHPDDTARPDADAQDHRWVELLRSLRNVLDHAIKHAETAETFRSLLTNALNVHSTLVTQEQNEESRRMTEISLKQDEQMKKISAWAAILFAPTLVGTIYGMNFDHMPELHWTFGYPLAIGGMIGLGGIFYGLFKRVGWL is encoded by the coding sequence GTGAGCATCATGGACAACGCGGTGTACGTGGACGGCAGGCGCACGGCCAACCCGGTCAGCATCGAGGAGACCTGCGAGACGACCCGCGAGCGCGGCGGCATCGCCTGGGTGGACCTGGCCTGGCCGGCGCCGGCGGAGATCGAGGCCGTCGCCGCGGAGTTCGACCTGCACCCGCTGGCGGTCGAGGACGCGATCAACGCGCACCAGCGCCCCAAGGTCGAGCACTACGACGACGTGCTGTTCGTGGTGCTGCACCCCGCGCGCAGCGTGGACGACGACGGCGACGGGCACGTGGACCGCGTCGAGTTCGGCGAGGTGCACGCGTGGGTGGGCCCGGACTTCGTCGTCACGATCCGGCGGTCCGTCACCCCCGACCTGGACGCGATGCGCGGCCGGCTGGAGCAGGACCCGGACCTGCTGCGCCTCGGGCCGGTCGCGATCCTCGCGGCGCTGCTCGACGAGGTCGTGGACACCTACCGGCCCGTGGTCTCGCGCCTGCGCGGCGACATCGACCAGATCGAGGACCAGCTCTTCTCCCGCGACCCCGAGGTGTCGTTCCGCATCTACGAGGCGACGCGCGAGGTGATCGGCCTGCAGCGCGCCACGGGCCCGCTGGTCGAGATGCTCCAGGACCTGTACGACGCCAAGCGGGAGTACGCCGACGAGCAGTCCGTCGCCGCGCACCCGGACGACACCGCGCGGCCCGACGCCGACGCGCAGGACCACCGCTGGGTCGAGCTGCTGCGGAGCCTGCGCAACGTGCTCGACCACGCGATCAAGCACGCCGAGACCGCGGAGACGTTCCGGTCGCTGCTGACCAACGCCCTGAACGTGCACTCGACGCTCGTGACGCAGGAGCAGAACGAGGAGTCGCGCCGGATGACGGAGATCAGCCTCAAGCAGGACGAGCAGATGAAGAAGATCTCGGCCTGGGCGGCCATCCTCTTCGCGCCCACGCTGGTCGGCACGATCTACGGCATGAACTTCGACCACATGCCCGAGCTGCACTGGACCTTCGGGTACCCGCTCGCGATCGGCGGGATGATCGGCCTGGGCGGCATCTTCTACGGGCTCTTCAAGCGGGTCGGCTGGCTCTGA
- a CDS encoding TrmH family RNA methyltransferase, with the protein MTGMTSEPAETAASTVDEPQVGVGPWPGILPDDPRYDPELLADGDRRNVADHYRYWTVEAIVADLDTRRHPFHVAIENWAHDLNIGSVVRTANAFNAAGVHIVGRRRWNRRGAMVTDRYLHVTHHPDAEALAGWAGGLPIIGIDNVPGSVPIEGHALPRECVLLFGQESTGLTAEAQAACDVVLHITQYGSTRSINAGAAAAIAMHAWMQQHA; encoded by the coding sequence ATGACAGGCATGACCAGCGAGCCCGCCGAGACCGCCGCCTCGACCGTGGACGAGCCGCAGGTCGGCGTCGGACCCTGGCCGGGCATCCTGCCCGACGACCCCCGCTACGACCCCGAGCTGCTCGCCGACGGCGACCGCCGGAACGTGGCCGACCACTACCGGTACTGGACCGTCGAGGCGATCGTCGCGGACCTGGACACGCGCCGGCACCCGTTCCACGTGGCGATCGAGAACTGGGCGCACGACCTGAACATCGGCTCGGTGGTCCGCACGGCCAACGCGTTCAACGCGGCGGGCGTGCACATCGTGGGCCGACGCCGCTGGAACCGACGGGGCGCGATGGTCACCGACCGCTACCTGCACGTGACGCACCACCCGGACGCGGAGGCGCTGGCCGGGTGGGCCGGGGGCCTGCCGATCATCGGCATCGACAACGTGCCCGGGTCGGTGCCGATCGAGGGGCACGCGCTGCCGCGCGAGTGCGTGCTGCTGTTCGGCCAGGAGTCCACGGGCCTGACGGCGGAGGCCCAGGCGGCGTGCGACGTCGTGCTGCACATCACCCAGTACGGGTCGACCCGCTCGATCAACGCGGGCGCGGCGGCCGCCATCGCCATGCACGCCTGGATGCAGCAGCACGCCTGA
- a CDS encoding tripartite tricarboxylate transporter TctB family protein, whose amino-acid sequence MSADGAAPAAPDLPDTPTAEAGPPPPGVPEPVPAEPPRRRWGELVLALATTALGAYVLVAAGSIIVPGSTNTLGPRAFPYLVGGMLVAAGLVLVALVLTGRGGQEEGGEDVDPTIRTDWLTVALLAVVLVVHVFAINVVGWPFAAALLFAGAAVVLGARPWWRAALVGLVLGLVIQVIFGGMLGLSLPAGPLLEGVSFLRG is encoded by the coding sequence TTGAGCGCCGACGGCGCGGCGCCCGCGGCGCCCGACCTCCCGGACACGCCGACGGCGGAGGCCGGCCCTCCGCCGCCGGGCGTCCCGGAACCGGTGCCGGCCGAGCCGCCGCGCCGTCGGTGGGGCGAGCTCGTGCTCGCCCTGGCCACGACCGCGCTGGGCGCGTACGTGCTGGTCGCGGCCGGGAGCATCATCGTCCCGGGCTCGACCAACACGCTGGGCCCGCGGGCCTTCCCGTACCTGGTGGGCGGCATGCTCGTCGCCGCGGGCCTCGTGCTGGTCGCGCTCGTCCTGACCGGCCGGGGCGGGCAGGAGGAGGGCGGCGAGGACGTCGACCCCACCATCCGTACCGACTGGCTGACGGTCGCGCTTCTCGCGGTCGTCCTCGTGGTGCACGTGTTCGCGATCAACGTCGTGGGCTGGCCGTTCGCCGCCGCGCTCCTGTTCGCGGGCGCCGCGGTGGTGCTGGGCGCGCGCCCGTGGTGGCGCGCCGCCCTGGTGGGTCTCGTACTGGGCCTGGTGATCCAGGTGATCTTCGGCGGGATGCTGGGGCTGTCGCTCCCGGCCGGCCCGCTGCTCGAAGGGGTGTCTTTCCTCCGTGGATAA
- a CDS encoding sensor histidine kinase, which translates to MRRAMTLRAQLLVLQVVIVLVLVCTTGLVASALQERQLREAYVDRMSGVAQSVARLPVILDAFDDEDPSATIQPIAEVIREASEVTYVVVTDENGVRYSHPDPEQIGRRVSTDPSVPLSGQVWTGTQTGTLGTSWRVKVPVFGSAADDSSPAPVIGTASVGILESELRADLTDERGWLLGTLAAATVVGVVCAAWVTRLVRRRIYLLEPDDIATLLETRGLTDALRSQSHEFANTVHVISGLLELGRTEEAVAFIERSGYGGLLSTSAVAPGVRSPEIAALLLVKTITARERGATLDVAEETTLDAPTTPDASALHTDALVVLGNLIDNAVDAAGPDGRVRVLLRADGDRLHLQVDDDGPGIPASLHHQVFKAGFSTKVPGDREHSRGIGLALVRRVVDRRDGEVELGTGDLGGACVRVELPLPVPVPVGADA; encoded by the coding sequence GTGAGAAGAGCGATGACGCTCCGGGCGCAGCTGCTGGTGCTGCAGGTCGTCATCGTGCTCGTGCTCGTGTGCACGACCGGGCTGGTGGCCTCCGCCCTTCAGGAGCGGCAGCTTCGTGAGGCCTACGTCGACCGGATGTCCGGGGTGGCGCAGTCCGTCGCGCGCCTGCCCGTCATCCTCGACGCGTTCGACGACGAGGACCCGTCCGCGACGATCCAGCCGATCGCCGAGGTGATCCGCGAGGCCTCCGAGGTCACGTACGTGGTGGTCACCGACGAGAACGGCGTCCGCTACTCCCACCCCGACCCGGAGCAGATCGGACGGCGGGTCTCCACCGACCCGTCGGTGCCGCTGTCCGGGCAGGTCTGGACCGGCACGCAGACCGGCACGCTCGGCACGTCGTGGCGGGTCAAGGTGCCCGTCTTCGGCTCCGCCGCCGACGACTCCTCCCCCGCCCCCGTCATCGGCACCGCCAGCGTCGGCATCCTGGAGTCCGAGCTGCGCGCCGATCTGACCGACGAACGGGGCTGGCTGCTGGGGACGCTCGCCGCCGCGACGGTGGTCGGGGTGGTCTGCGCGGCGTGGGTGACCCGGCTGGTCCGCCGTCGGATCTACCTGCTCGAACCCGACGACATCGCGACCCTGCTGGAGACCCGCGGGCTCACGGACGCCCTGCGCTCCCAGTCGCACGAGTTCGCCAACACCGTGCACGTCATCTCCGGCCTCCTGGAGCTGGGCCGCACCGAGGAGGCGGTCGCGTTCATCGAGCGTTCGGGCTACGGCGGGCTACTCAGCACGTCCGCCGTCGCGCCGGGCGTGCGCTCCCCCGAGATCGCCGCGCTGCTCCTGGTCAAGACCATCACCGCGCGCGAGCGGGGCGCGACGCTCGACGTCGCCGAGGAGACCACGCTGGACGCGCCGACGACGCCGGACGCCTCCGCCCTGCACACCGACGCCCTCGTCGTGCTGGGCAACCTGATCGACAACGCGGTCGACGCCGCGGGGCCCGACGGCCGGGTCCGCGTGCTGCTCCGGGCCGACGGGGACCGGCTGCACCTCCAGGTCGACGACGACGGCCCCGGCATCCCGGCGTCGCTGCACCACCAGGTGTTCAAGGCCGGGTTCTCCACCAAGGTGCCCGGCGACCGGGAGCACAGCCGCGGCATCGGCCTCGCCCTCGTCCGACGGGTCGTGGACCGACGGGACGGCGAGGTGGAGCTCGGGACGGGCGACCTGGGCGGGGCGTGCGTGCGCGTCGAGCTGCCCCTGCCCGTGCCGGTGCCCGTGGGGGCGGACGCGTGA
- a CDS encoding tripartite tricarboxylate transporter permease, producing the protein MDNFSALMDGFATVLHPMYLLYALFGVFVGTAVGVLPGIGPAMAIALLLPLTYSLDPTAAIIVFAGIYYGGMYGGSTTSILLNTPGESASIVTAIEGNKMARAGRGAAALATAAIGSFVAGSLATVALTFLAPVIARWAVQLSEPDYFALMVVAFVTVGALLGSSVPRGLAALALGLFLGLVGTDTLTGQQRFTFGVPNLADGIDVVIVAVGLFAVGEALYVGSRMRHGPVRIIPVEKGWRTWMKPDDWRRSWKPWLRGAAIGFPVGTIPAGGADVATFLSYATERRLAGPRRKQFGKGAIEGVAGPEAANNAAASGVLVPLLTLGLPTTATAAIIIVAFQSYGIQPGPLLLQNQSALVWALIASLYIGNIMLVVLNLPLVGMWVKVLRIPRHYLYAGILLFGALGSYALNFSPVDVLILVLIGLAGFFMRRYGYPVAPLVVGMILGPMAEDRLRRSLAISQGDLTYLVTSPFAATAYIAIVVLLVVGIWLKRRERAEEV; encoded by the coding sequence GTGGATAACTTCTCGGCGCTGATGGACGGGTTCGCCACCGTCCTGCATCCGATGTACCTGCTGTACGCGCTGTTCGGCGTGTTCGTCGGCACGGCGGTGGGTGTGCTGCCGGGCATCGGCCCGGCCATGGCGATCGCCCTGCTCCTGCCGCTCACGTACTCGCTGGACCCGACGGCGGCGATCATCGTCTTCGCCGGCATCTACTACGGCGGCATGTACGGCGGGTCGACGACGTCGATCCTGCTCAACACACCCGGTGAGTCCGCCTCGATCGTCACGGCGATCGAGGGCAACAAGATGGCGCGCGCCGGGCGCGGGGCCGCTGCGCTGGCGACGGCTGCCATCGGCTCGTTCGTGGCCGGCTCGCTCGCCACCGTGGCGCTGACGTTCCTGGCGCCGGTGATCGCGCGCTGGGCGGTGCAGCTCAGCGAACCCGACTACTTCGCCCTCATGGTGGTCGCCTTCGTCACCGTGGGCGCGCTGCTCGGGTCCTCCGTGCCGCGCGGCCTCGCCGCGCTCGCCCTCGGCCTGTTCCTCGGCCTGGTCGGCACGGACACCCTCACCGGCCAGCAGCGGTTCACGTTCGGCGTGCCCAACCTCGCGGACGGCATCGACGTCGTCATCGTCGCCGTCGGCCTCTTCGCCGTCGGCGAGGCCCTGTACGTGGGCTCGCGGATGCGGCATGGACCGGTCCGGATCATCCCGGTCGAGAAGGGCTGGCGCACCTGGATGAAGCCCGACGACTGGCGCCGCTCCTGGAAGCCGTGGCTGCGCGGCGCCGCCATCGGGTTCCCCGTCGGCACCATCCCGGCCGGCGGCGCCGACGTCGCGACCTTCCTCTCCTACGCCACCGAGCGCCGGCTCGCCGGCCCGCGGCGCAAGCAGTTCGGCAAGGGCGCCATCGAGGGCGTGGCCGGACCCGAGGCCGCGAACAACGCCGCGGCGTCGGGCGTGCTGGTCCCGCTGCTCACCCTCGGCCTGCCCACGACGGCGACCGCGGCGATCATCATCGTCGCGTTCCAGTCCTACGGCATCCAGCCCGGTCCGCTGCTCCTGCAGAACCAGTCGGCGCTGGTGTGGGCACTCATCGCCAGCCTCTACATCGGCAACATCATGCTGGTGGTGCTGAACCTCCCGCTCGTGGGCATGTGGGTCAAGGTGCTGCGCATCCCGCGGCACTACCTGTACGCGGGCATCCTCCTGTTCGGCGCGCTGGGCTCCTACGCGCTGAACTTCTCGCCCGTGGACGTGCTGATCCTGGTGCTCATCGGCCTGGCGGGGTTCTTCATGCGCCGGTACGGGTACCCCGTGGCGCCCCTGGTGGTCGGCATGATCCTCGGCCCGATGGCGGAGGACCGGCTGCGCCGCTCCCTCGCGATCAGCCAGGGCGACCTGACCTACCTGGTGACCAGCCCGTTCGCCGCGACCGCGTACATCGCCATCGTGGTGCTCCTGGTCGTCGGCATCTGGCTCAAGCGCCGGGAGCGGGCCGAGGAGGTCTGA